One genomic window of Bactrocera dorsalis isolate Fly_Bdor chromosome 4, ASM2337382v1, whole genome shotgun sequence includes the following:
- the LOC105222665 gene encoding serine/threonine-protein kinase Tao isoform X1 translates to MPPARPGSLKDPEIADLFYKHDPEKIFEDLREIGHGSFGAVYYARCNLTKEIVAIKKMSFLGKQSLEKWQDILKEIRFLRQLNHPNTIEYKGCYLRESTAWLVMEYCVGSASDIIEVHKKPLHEDEIAAICDGVLNGLSYLHSLGRIHRDIKAGNILLTDNGIVKLADFGSAAIKCPANSFVGTPYWMAPEVILAMDEGQYDGKVDVWSLGITCIELAERKPPYFNMNAMSALYHIAQNDSPNLSKNEWSDTFCNFVELCLKKMPVERPSSTKLLKHEFLAQPRSDIVLLELIARTKAAVRELDNLNYRKMKKILMVDTCETESAIGDTDDTQDEHAGGDSSKSNSITSEHSIHSVGVSAASSQVSSSSNSIPTTQNHILTQQQHIAVNYQQQAAAAAAAAAAASGVAARNPSRQRNLPPLPNIMHNMNNNVTPTNSTSVVPAPMMPVSSASHSAGGGSPAATANMGTGMLSQASGVCVGSAGGAGDRMPRYLSSPAAAAAVYAASSQQAISNAVNEHGPNNFATIRTTSIVTKQQKEHMQEEMHEQMSGYKRMRREHQAALLKLEEKCKLEMEAHKGALDKEYDNLLYNFTRELERLEAKHQQDLERRQKQTTAAEKKLFKEISLKQESERKAFDLNRKKEYKANKERWKRELSMDESTPKRQRDLTLQSQKDNLKQAEAQEEQRLLRAQKQYIDLEMRKFRRRRLISLHELEDQLLRDELSKKQHQLEQAHAILLKHHEKTQELEYRQQKSVHQLREEQINTQHDTELKNQNDYMERVKKELLRKHALEIRQHPKSLKQKELQIRKQFRETCKTQTKQYKRYKAQILQTTPKEQQKEVIKQLKEEKHRKLTLLGEQYEQSIADMFQSQSYKLDETQVIECHRTNEQLEYELDVLTAYQNKNKKQAQEQRDRERKELENRVNVRRGLLESKMNAELQQFNQERAERLRIKQEKHARELEAFDQESLALGFSALSLSEVSRETYPDEEGSLSGSMISLAHSNSSTSFPAGSL, encoded by the exons ATGCCACCTGCACGTCCTGGAAGTCTTAAGGATCCGGAAATTGCCGATCTTTTTTATAAACATGATCCAGAAAAAATATTCGAGGACTTGCGTGAAATTGGTCATGGCTCGTTTGGCGCTGTTTATTATGCGCGATGCAACCTTACCAAAGAAATCGTGGCCATTAAAAAGATGTCCTTTTTGGGCAAACAGAGCCTTGAAAAATGGCAGGATATTCTTAAAGAAATCAG atttcttCGTCAATTGAATCATCCGAACACCATAGAATACAAGGGCTGCTATCTACGTGAATCAACAGCGTGGCTGGTAATGGAATATTGTGTTGGCTCGGCTTCAGATATTATTGAAGTACACAAGAAGCCTTTACACGAGGACGAAATCGCTGCGATATGTGATGGCGTTCTGAACGGCTTGAGTTACTTACACAGTTTGGGGCGCATACACAGAGATATAAAAGCCGGCAATATTCTTCTCACAGATAATGGTATTGTTAAATTGGCGGATTTCGGTAGCGCTGCTATTAAGTGTCCAGCTAACAGTTTTGTGGGCACTCCGTATTGGATGGCTCCGGAAGTGATTCTAGCTATGGATGAGGGCCAGTATGATGGTAAAGTTGATGTGTGGTCCTTGGGTATTACTTGCATTGAATTGGCTGAACGGAAACCACCATATTTTAACATGAATGCAATGTCTGCTCTTTATCACATTGCTCAAAATGATTCTCCAAATTTATCC aAAAATGAATGGTCAGAtacattttgcaattttgttgaaTTGTGTCTCAAAAAAATGCCTGTGGAGCGACCTTCGTCAACGAAACTGCTAAAACACGAATTTTTGGCACAGCCACGTTCAGATATTGTGTTGCTGGAATTGATAGCTCGTACAAAAGCTGCAGTGCGTGAATTAGATAATTTAAATTatcgtaaaatgaaaaaaatactaatGGTCGATACCTGCGAGACTGAGAGCGCCATAGGCGATACGGACGATACACAGGATGAACATGCTGGCGGTGATAGCAGCAAGAGTAATAGTATTACTTCAGAACACTCCATACATTCGGTGGGTGTGTCGGCGGCCAGTAGTCAAGTA AGCTCTTCGTCGAATTCTATTCCCACCACTCAAAATCACATATTGACACAACAGCAGCATATTGCTGTGAATTATCAGCAACAAGCAGCGGCtgcggcagcggcggcggcggctgcAAGTGGAGTTGCGGCACGAAATCCATCACGACAAAGAAATCTGCCGCCACTACCTAATATAATGCACAATATGAACAATAATGTTACGCCAACAAATTCAACTTCCGTTGTACCAGCGCCTATGATGCCTGTATCGTCCGCAAGTCATTCAGCAGGAGGGGGTTCCCCTGCTGCTACAGCGAATATGGGAACAGGCATGTTATCTCAAGCAAGTGGTGTTTGCGTGGGCAGTGCGGGAGGTGCTGGCGATCGTATGCCTCGCTATTTGTCATCACCTGCCGCCGCAGCCGCAGTATATGCTGCTTCGTCACAGCAAGCCATCTCTAATGCCGTCAATGAGCATGGACCTAACAATTTTGCCACTATTCGGACTACAAGTATTGTAACAAAGCAACAGAAAGAACATATGCAG GAGGAAATGCATGAACAAATGTCTGGCTATAAACGAATGCGTCGCGAGCATCAAGCTGCGTTACTGAAGCTCGAAGAGAAGTGTAAACTGGAAATGGAGGCTCATAAGGGAGCATTAGACAAGGAATACGATAATCTGTTATACAACTTCACACGGGAATTGGAGCGTTTAGAG gcGAAGCATCAGCAAGACTTAGAACGTCGTCAAAAGCAAACCACCGCAGCGGAAAAGAAACTATTCAAGGAGATTTCTTTGAAACAGGAAAGTGAGCGCAAAGCCTTTGATTTAAATCGCAAAAAGGAATATAAGGCAAATAAAGAACGATGGAAACGTGAACTATCGATGGATGAATCCACACCGAAACGGCAACGTGACCTGACGTTGCAATCACAGAAAGACAACTTGAAGCAAGCAGAAGCGCAAGAGGAACAACGTTTGCTGAGAGCACAAAAACAGTATATCGACTTGGAGATGCGGAAATTCAGAAGAAGACGCCTAATATCTCTTCACGAGCTCGAAGATCAGTTATTGCGTGAT GAATTAAGCAAAAAGCAACATCAGTTGGAGCAAGCGCATGCTATTCTATTGAAACATCATGAAAAAACGCAGGAACTAGAATATCGTCAGCAAAAAAGTGTACATCAGCTTCGCGAGGAGCAG ATAAATACTCAGCACGATACGGAACTGAAGAATCAAAATGACTATATGGAGCGAGTTAAAAAAGAACTTCTGCGGAAACACGCTCTTGAAATCAGACAACATCCTAAAAGTTTAAAG CAAAAAGAACTGCAAATCCGAAAACAATTCCGAGAAACTTGCAAAACTCAGACAAAACAATATAAACGCTATAAGGCACAAATTCTCCAGACCACACCAAAAGAACAGCAGAAGGAGgttataaaacaattgaaaGAAGAGAAGCACCGAAAATTAACACTTCTCGGTGAAcag TACGAACAAAGCATCGCTGACATGTTCCAAAGTCAGAGTTACAAATTGGATGAGACCCAAGTGATTGAGTGCCATCGTACCAACGAGCAATTAGAATATGAACTTGATGTGCTCACTGcctatcaaaataaaaacaagaaacaagcTCAGGAGCAACGTGATCGTGAGCGTAAAGAGTTGGAAAACAGAGTAAACGTTCGTAGAGGTTTACTGGAGAGCAAG ATGAATGCGGAGTTACAGCAGTTCAATCAAGAGCGAGCTGAACGTTTACGTATCAAACAAGAAAAGCATGCCAGAGAACTGGAAGCTTTCGATCAGGAATCGCTTGCGTTAGGTTTCAG CGCTCTATCACTCAGCGAGGTGTCGCGCGAAACATACCCCGACGAGGAGGGTAGCTTATCAGGGTCCATGATCAGTTTAGCGCATAGTAATAGCTCTACAAGTTTTCCGGCTGGTTCCCTATAG
- the LOC105222665 gene encoding serine/threonine-protein kinase Tao isoform X2: MPPARPGSLKDPEIADLFYKHDPEKIFEDLREIGHGSFGAVYYARCNLTKEIVAIKKMSFLGKQSLEKWQDILKEIRFLRQLNHPNTIEYKGCYLRESTAWLVMEYCVGSASDIIEVHKKPLHEDEIAAICDGVLNGLSYLHSLGRIHRDIKAGNILLTDNGIVKLADFGSAAIKCPANSFVGTPYWMAPEVILAMDEGQYDGKVDVWSLGITCIELAERKPPYFNMNAMSALYHIAQNDSPNLSKNEWSDTFCNFVELCLKKMPVERPSSTKLLKHEFLAQPRSDIVLLELIARTKAAVRELDNLNYRKMKKILMVDTCETESAIGDTDDTQDEHAGGDSSKSNSITSEHSIHSVGVSAASSQSSSSNSIPTTQNHILTQQQHIAVNYQQQAAAAAAAAAAASGVAARNPSRQRNLPPLPNIMHNMNNNVTPTNSTSVVPAPMMPVSSASHSAGGGSPAATANMGTGMLSQASGVCVGSAGGAGDRMPRYLSSPAAAAAVYAASSQQAISNAVNEHGPNNFATIRTTSIVTKQQKEHMQEEMHEQMSGYKRMRREHQAALLKLEEKCKLEMEAHKGALDKEYDNLLYNFTRELERLEAKHQQDLERRQKQTTAAEKKLFKEISLKQESERKAFDLNRKKEYKANKERWKRELSMDESTPKRQRDLTLQSQKDNLKQAEAQEEQRLLRAQKQYIDLEMRKFRRRRLISLHELEDQLLRDELSKKQHQLEQAHAILLKHHEKTQELEYRQQKSVHQLREEQINTQHDTELKNQNDYMERVKKELLRKHALEIRQHPKSLKQKELQIRKQFRETCKTQTKQYKRYKAQILQTTPKEQQKEVIKQLKEEKHRKLTLLGEQYEQSIADMFQSQSYKLDETQVIECHRTNEQLEYELDVLTAYQNKNKKQAQEQRDRERKELENRVNVRRGLLESKMNAELQQFNQERAERLRIKQEKHARELEAFDQESLALGFSALSLSEVSRETYPDEEGSLSGSMISLAHSNSSTSFPAGSL, encoded by the exons ATGCCACCTGCACGTCCTGGAAGTCTTAAGGATCCGGAAATTGCCGATCTTTTTTATAAACATGATCCAGAAAAAATATTCGAGGACTTGCGTGAAATTGGTCATGGCTCGTTTGGCGCTGTTTATTATGCGCGATGCAACCTTACCAAAGAAATCGTGGCCATTAAAAAGATGTCCTTTTTGGGCAAACAGAGCCTTGAAAAATGGCAGGATATTCTTAAAGAAATCAG atttcttCGTCAATTGAATCATCCGAACACCATAGAATACAAGGGCTGCTATCTACGTGAATCAACAGCGTGGCTGGTAATGGAATATTGTGTTGGCTCGGCTTCAGATATTATTGAAGTACACAAGAAGCCTTTACACGAGGACGAAATCGCTGCGATATGTGATGGCGTTCTGAACGGCTTGAGTTACTTACACAGTTTGGGGCGCATACACAGAGATATAAAAGCCGGCAATATTCTTCTCACAGATAATGGTATTGTTAAATTGGCGGATTTCGGTAGCGCTGCTATTAAGTGTCCAGCTAACAGTTTTGTGGGCACTCCGTATTGGATGGCTCCGGAAGTGATTCTAGCTATGGATGAGGGCCAGTATGATGGTAAAGTTGATGTGTGGTCCTTGGGTATTACTTGCATTGAATTGGCTGAACGGAAACCACCATATTTTAACATGAATGCAATGTCTGCTCTTTATCACATTGCTCAAAATGATTCTCCAAATTTATCC aAAAATGAATGGTCAGAtacattttgcaattttgttgaaTTGTGTCTCAAAAAAATGCCTGTGGAGCGACCTTCGTCAACGAAACTGCTAAAACACGAATTTTTGGCACAGCCACGTTCAGATATTGTGTTGCTGGAATTGATAGCTCGTACAAAAGCTGCAGTGCGTGAATTAGATAATTTAAATTatcgtaaaatgaaaaaaatactaatGGTCGATACCTGCGAGACTGAGAGCGCCATAGGCGATACGGACGATACACAGGATGAACATGCTGGCGGTGATAGCAGCAAGAGTAATAGTATTACTTCAGAACACTCCATACATTCGGTGGGTGTGTCGGCGGCCAGTAGTCAA AGCTCTTCGTCGAATTCTATTCCCACCACTCAAAATCACATATTGACACAACAGCAGCATATTGCTGTGAATTATCAGCAACAAGCAGCGGCtgcggcagcggcggcggcggctgcAAGTGGAGTTGCGGCACGAAATCCATCACGACAAAGAAATCTGCCGCCACTACCTAATATAATGCACAATATGAACAATAATGTTACGCCAACAAATTCAACTTCCGTTGTACCAGCGCCTATGATGCCTGTATCGTCCGCAAGTCATTCAGCAGGAGGGGGTTCCCCTGCTGCTACAGCGAATATGGGAACAGGCATGTTATCTCAAGCAAGTGGTGTTTGCGTGGGCAGTGCGGGAGGTGCTGGCGATCGTATGCCTCGCTATTTGTCATCACCTGCCGCCGCAGCCGCAGTATATGCTGCTTCGTCACAGCAAGCCATCTCTAATGCCGTCAATGAGCATGGACCTAACAATTTTGCCACTATTCGGACTACAAGTATTGTAACAAAGCAACAGAAAGAACATATGCAG GAGGAAATGCATGAACAAATGTCTGGCTATAAACGAATGCGTCGCGAGCATCAAGCTGCGTTACTGAAGCTCGAAGAGAAGTGTAAACTGGAAATGGAGGCTCATAAGGGAGCATTAGACAAGGAATACGATAATCTGTTATACAACTTCACACGGGAATTGGAGCGTTTAGAG gcGAAGCATCAGCAAGACTTAGAACGTCGTCAAAAGCAAACCACCGCAGCGGAAAAGAAACTATTCAAGGAGATTTCTTTGAAACAGGAAAGTGAGCGCAAAGCCTTTGATTTAAATCGCAAAAAGGAATATAAGGCAAATAAAGAACGATGGAAACGTGAACTATCGATGGATGAATCCACACCGAAACGGCAACGTGACCTGACGTTGCAATCACAGAAAGACAACTTGAAGCAAGCAGAAGCGCAAGAGGAACAACGTTTGCTGAGAGCACAAAAACAGTATATCGACTTGGAGATGCGGAAATTCAGAAGAAGACGCCTAATATCTCTTCACGAGCTCGAAGATCAGTTATTGCGTGAT GAATTAAGCAAAAAGCAACATCAGTTGGAGCAAGCGCATGCTATTCTATTGAAACATCATGAAAAAACGCAGGAACTAGAATATCGTCAGCAAAAAAGTGTACATCAGCTTCGCGAGGAGCAG ATAAATACTCAGCACGATACGGAACTGAAGAATCAAAATGACTATATGGAGCGAGTTAAAAAAGAACTTCTGCGGAAACACGCTCTTGAAATCAGACAACATCCTAAAAGTTTAAAG CAAAAAGAACTGCAAATCCGAAAACAATTCCGAGAAACTTGCAAAACTCAGACAAAACAATATAAACGCTATAAGGCACAAATTCTCCAGACCACACCAAAAGAACAGCAGAAGGAGgttataaaacaattgaaaGAAGAGAAGCACCGAAAATTAACACTTCTCGGTGAAcag TACGAACAAAGCATCGCTGACATGTTCCAAAGTCAGAGTTACAAATTGGATGAGACCCAAGTGATTGAGTGCCATCGTACCAACGAGCAATTAGAATATGAACTTGATGTGCTCACTGcctatcaaaataaaaacaagaaacaagcTCAGGAGCAACGTGATCGTGAGCGTAAAGAGTTGGAAAACAGAGTAAACGTTCGTAGAGGTTTACTGGAGAGCAAG ATGAATGCGGAGTTACAGCAGTTCAATCAAGAGCGAGCTGAACGTTTACGTATCAAACAAGAAAAGCATGCCAGAGAACTGGAAGCTTTCGATCAGGAATCGCTTGCGTTAGGTTTCAG CGCTCTATCACTCAGCGAGGTGTCGCGCGAAACATACCCCGACGAGGAGGGTAGCTTATCAGGGTCCATGATCAGTTTAGCGCATAGTAATAGCTCTACAAGTTTTCCGGCTGGTTCCCTATAG